In the genome of Streptococcus oralis, one region contains:
- a CDS encoding MmcQ/YjbR family DNA-binding protein: MFEIFKSYQFNKEKAHAYGFVESGKVWTYSCQILQGDFFMTVSITPDNVSFQVFDQETGDLYPQVHMESMRGSFVGSVREACLEILYQIRKACFDVQDFICPQTKRIMAQVQEDYGNQLEYLWEKSPDAAVLRHEGNQKWYAVLMRIPWDKLDKGREGLVEAVNLKHDQVADLLSQKGIYPAFHMNKRYWLSLTLDDTLSDEMVLKLMERSWNLTVKK, from the coding sequence ATGTTTGAAATTTTTAAATCCTATCAGTTTAATAAAGAAAAAGCCCATGCCTATGGTTTTGTAGAAAGTGGGAAAGTCTGGACCTATAGTTGCCAGATTTTGCAGGGTGACTTTTTCATGACAGTTTCTATCACTCCGGATAATGTGAGCTTTCAGGTCTTTGACCAGGAAACGGGTGACCTCTATCCTCAAGTACATATGGAAAGTATGCGGGGAAGTTTTGTCGGAAGTGTCCGTGAGGCTTGTTTGGAGATTCTTTACCAGATTCGGAAGGCTTGTTTTGATGTGCAGGATTTTATCTGCCCTCAGACTAAGCGTATCATGGCTCAGGTTCAGGAAGATTATGGGAATCAGCTGGAGTATCTGTGGGAAAAATCACCTGATGCTGCTGTATTGCGCCATGAAGGCAATCAAAAGTGGTATGCTGTTTTGATGAGAATTCCGTGGGATAAGTTAGATAAGGGGAGAGAAGGGCTAGTGGAAGCAGTCAACCTCAAACACGACCAAGTGGCTGACTTGCTTTCGCAAAAGGGAATTTACCCAGCCTTTCATATGAACAAACGCTACTGGCTTAGTCTGACACTTGATGATACTTTGTCAGATGAAATGGTACTGAAATTGATGGAAAGAAGTTGGAACCTAACCGTGAAAAAATAG
- the topA gene encoding type I DNA topoisomerase has protein sequence MATATKKKKSTVKKNLVIVESPAKAKTIEKYLGRNYKVLASVGHIRDLKKSSMSVDIENNYEPQYINIRGKGPLINDLKKEAKKANKVFLASDPDREGEAISWHLAHILNLDENDANRVVFNEITKDAVKNAFKEPRKIDMDLVDAQQARRVLDRLVGYSISPILWKKVKKGLSAGRVQSVALKLIIDRENEINAFQPEEYWTIDGVFKKGTKQFQASFYGMNGKKMKLTTNEEVKEVLSHLTSKDFTVDQVDKKERKRNAPLPYTTSTMQMDAANKINFRTRKTMMVAQQLYEGINIGSGVQGLITYMRTDSTRISPVAQNEAASYINDRFGSKYSKHGSKVKNASGAQDAHEAIRPSSVFNTPESISKYLDKDQLKLYTLIWNRFVASQMTGAIFDTIAVKLSQNGVQFAANGSQVKFDGYLAIYNDSDKNKMLPDMAVGDVVKQVNSKPEQHFTQPPARYSEATLIKTLEENGVGRPSTYAPTIETIQKRYYVRLAAKRFEPTELGEIVNKLIVECFPDIVNVTFTAEMEGKLDDVEVGKEQWQRVIDEFYKPFSKEVAKAESEMEKIQIKDEPAGFDCEVCGSPMVIKLGRFGKFYACSNFPDCRHTQAIVKEIGVECPSCHQGQIIERKTKRNRIFYGCNRYPECEFTSWDKPIGRDCPKCGHFLVEKKVRGGGKQVVCSNGDYEEEKIK, from the coding sequence GTGGCTACGGCAACAAAGAAGAAAAAATCAACAGTTAAGAAAAATCTAGTCATCGTGGAGTCGCCTGCTAAGGCGAAAACGATTGAAAAATATCTAGGCAGAAATTACAAGGTTTTAGCCAGTGTCGGACATATCCGTGATTTGAAAAAATCCAGTATGTCAGTCGACATTGAAAATAACTATGAACCGCAGTATATCAATATCCGTGGAAAAGGCCCTCTCATTAATGACTTGAAAAAAGAAGCTAAAAAGGCCAATAAAGTCTTTCTGGCGAGTGACCCGGACCGTGAAGGAGAAGCAATTTCCTGGCATTTGGCTCACATTCTCAACTTGGACGAGAATGATGCCAACCGTGTGGTCTTTAATGAAATTACCAAGGACGCAGTAAAAAATGCTTTTAAAGAACCTCGCAAGATTGACATGGACTTGGTCGACGCCCAACAAGCTCGTCGAGTCTTAGACCGCTTGGTAGGGTATTCGATTTCGCCTATTTTGTGGAAAAAGGTCAAGAAGGGCTTATCAGCAGGACGCGTGCAGTCTGTTGCCCTTAAGCTCATCATTGACCGTGAAAATGAAATCAATGCCTTTCAACCGGAAGAATACTGGACAATTGATGGTGTCTTTAAGAAGGGAACCAAGCAATTTCAGGCTTCTTTCTATGGTATGAATGGCAAAAAGATGAAATTGACCACCAACGAAGAAGTCAAAGAAGTCTTGTCCCATTTGACTAGCAAAGATTTTACAGTAGACCAAGTAGATAAGAAAGAACGCAAACGCAATGCGCCCCTACCTTATACGACTTCAACCATGCAGATGGATGCTGCTAACAAAATCAATTTCCGTACTCGAAAGACCATGATGGTGGCTCAACAGCTCTATGAAGGGATCAATATCGGATCAGGTGTGCAAGGTTTGATTACCTATATGCGTACTGACTCGACTCGTATCAGTCCTGTGGCTCAGAACGAAGCTGCAAGCTACATTAACGACCGTTTTGGTAGCAAGTATTCCAAGCATGGTAGCAAGGTCAAGAATGCCTCAGGTGCTCAAGATGCCCACGAAGCCATTCGTCCATCTAGTGTCTTTAACACACCTGAAAGCATCTCTAAGTACTTGGACAAAGACCAGCTCAAGCTCTATACCCTTATCTGGAACCGTTTTGTGGCCAGCCAGATGACAGGAGCTATCTTTGATACCATTGCTGTTAAGCTTTCTCAAAATGGAGTCCAATTCGCGGCAAATGGAAGCCAAGTTAAGTTTGATGGGTATCTTGCTATTTACAATGACTCTGACAAGAACAAAATGTTGCCAGATATGGCAGTTGGAGATGTGGTCAAGCAGGTTAATAGCAAGCCAGAACAACATTTCACTCAACCACCTGCTCGTTATTCTGAAGCGACCCTTATCAAGACCTTGGAGGAAAATGGGGTTGGACGCCCGTCAACCTATGCTCCGACCATTGAAACCATCCAAAAACGTTACTACGTTCGTCTGGCAGCTAAACGTTTTGAACCAACAGAGTTGGGAGAAATTGTCAATAAACTCATCGTTGAATGCTTCCCAGATATCGTCAATGTGACTTTCACAGCTGAGATGGAAGGAAAACTGGATGATGTCGAAGTTGGTAAAGAGCAGTGGCAACGTGTTATTGATGAATTTTACAAACCATTCTCCAAAGAAGTAGCCAAGGCTGAATCCGAAATGGAAAAAATCCAGATTAAGGATGAGCCAGCTGGATTTGACTGTGAAGTTTGTGGCAGTCCAATGGTGATTAAGCTCGGTCGTTTTGGTAAATTCTATGCTTGTAGTAATTTCCCAGACTGCCGTCACACACAAGCGATTGTCAAAGAGATTGGTGTCGAGTGTCCAAGCTGCCATCAAGGACAAATCATCGAACGCAAAACCAAGCGCAATCGTATCTTCTATGGTTGCAATCGTTACCCAGAATGTGAATTTACTTCCTGGGACAAACCAATTGGCCGTGACTGTCCAAAATGCGGACACTTCCTTGTGGAGAAAAAAGTCCGTGGTGGTGGCAAGCAGGTTGTATGTAGTAATGGCGACTACGAAGAAGAGAAAATTAAATAA
- a CDS encoding copper homeostasis protein CutC, which translates to MIYEFCAENVTLLEKAIQAGARRIELCDNLAVGGTTPSYGVTKAAVELAANYDTTIMTMIRPRGGDFVYTDLEIAIMLEDIRLTAQTGSQGVVFGALTADKKLDKANLEKLIVASKGMEIVFHMAFDELSDEDQLEAIDWLSQAGVTRILTRAGVSGDSLEERFAHYHRILEHAKGKIEILPGGGIDLDNRQAFIDQLGVTQLHGTKVVF; encoded by the coding sequence ATGATTTACGAATTTTGTGCTGAAAATGTGACCTTGCTTGAAAAAGCGATACAGGCTGGAGCTCGTCGAATCGAACTTTGTGACAATCTAGCAGTAGGAGGAACAACACCTAGCTATGGAGTGACCAAGGCAGCGGTTGAACTGGCAGCTAACTACGATACGACCATTATGACCATGATTCGTCCCCGTGGTGGCGACTTTGTCTATACTGATCTTGAAATAGCAATCATGCTAGAAGACATTCGTTTGACTGCTCAGACTGGAAGTCAAGGGGTTGTTTTTGGAGCATTAACTGCTGATAAAAAGTTGGATAAGGCTAATCTTGAGAAGCTGATTGTCGCATCTAAAGGAATGGAAATTGTCTTCCACATGGCCTTTGATGAATTGAGTGATGAAGACCAGTTGGAAGCCATTGACTGGCTCAGCCAAGCTGGTGTCACTCGTATCTTAACTCGTGCTGGTGTGTCTGGAGACTCGCTAGAAGAACGTTTTGCCCATTATCACAGAATTTTGGAACATGCTAAAGGTAAAATTGAAATCTTACCAGGTGGAGGGATTGACCTTGACAACCGTCAAGCCTTTATCGACCAGCTGGGTGTGACACAATTGCATGGAACCAAGGTTGTCTTTTAA
- a CDS encoding YbaN family protein, whose product MRIIYLSIGFISLALAVIGVVLPLLPTTPFLLLAIACFSKSSKRFEDWLYHTKLYQTYVADFRETKSIARERKKKIIVSIYILMGISIYFAPLLPVKIGLGALTVFITYYLFKVIPDKE is encoded by the coding sequence ATGCGTATCATTTATCTCAGTATTGGCTTTATTTCACTGGCTTTAGCTGTTATTGGAGTTGTCCTACCACTTTTACCAACAACCCCCTTTCTTTTGTTAGCTATCGCTTGCTTTTCAAAATCTTCTAAGCGTTTTGAAGACTGGCTTTATCATACAAAGCTTTATCAGACCTATGTAGCTGACTTTCGGGAAACCAAGTCAATCGCGCGAGAACGAAAGAAAAAAATCATCGTATCTATCTATATCTTGATGGGAATTTCTATTTATTTTGCTCCTCTTTTGCCAGTCAAAATCGGTCTGGGAGCCTTGACTGTCTTTATCACCTACTATCTCTTTAAAGTCATTCCTGACAAAGAATAG
- a CDS encoding metallophosphoesterase family protein, with the protein MTDYYVIGDVHGKAGMLEDLLKTWDGQTQLLFLGDLIDRGEDSRRVLEMVKDLVDNHGAICLSGNHEYMFLTWLDDPEESYDHYRRNGGDTTINSILGRPLDAPVDGVEDAKRVATEAADLVEFIRQMPFVVETDKYIFVHAGIDLTLDDWHETTDYKKVWLRKPFHEAANHTGKTIVFGHTPVYGLLKQDRGTAELWMTEDGKIGMDGGAVYGGVLHGIVFTDQGMTEHHFIENDGFIAED; encoded by the coding sequence ATGACAGACTATTATGTAATTGGAGATGTTCACGGGAAAGCAGGTATGCTAGAAGATCTGCTCAAAACCTGGGATGGTCAAACTCAGTTGCTCTTTCTAGGGGATTTGATTGATCGAGGTGAAGATAGTCGCCGTGTTTTAGAAATGGTCAAGGATTTAGTTGACAATCATGGAGCTATCTGTCTATCAGGAAACCACGAGTATATGTTTCTGACTTGGCTCGATGATCCAGAAGAAAGCTATGACCATTATCGTCGCAATGGTGGAGACACAACCATTAACTCAATCCTAGGACGTCCTTTGGATGCACCAGTTGATGGCGTAGAAGATGCCAAACGGGTTGCGACAGAAGCAGCGGATTTGGTCGAATTTATCCGCCAAATGCCATTTGTGGTAGAGACAGACAAGTATATCTTTGTTCATGCGGGTATTGATTTGACCTTGGATGACTGGCATGAAACGACTGATTACAAGAAAGTCTGGCTCAGAAAACCATTCCACGAAGCGGCCAATCATACAGGAAAAACCATTGTCTTTGGGCATACACCGGTTTATGGTTTGCTCAAGCAAGACCGAGGTACTGCTGAGCTTTGGATGACAGAAGATGGCAAGATTGGCATGGATGGAGGAGCTGTCTATGGTGGTGTCCTTCATGGAATCGTCTTTACAGACCAAGGAATGACAGAACACCACTTTATCGAAAATGATGGTTTTATTGCCGAAGATTAG
- the lepA gene encoding translation elongation factor 4 codes for MNLEELKKRQEKIRNFSIIAHIDHGKSTLADRILEKTETVSSREMQAQLLDSMDLERERGITIKLNAIELNYTAKDGETYIFHLIDTPGHVDFTYEVSRSLAACEGAILVVDAAQGIEAQTLANVYLALDNDLEILPVINKIDLPAADPERVRTEIEDVIGLDASEAVLASAKAGIGIEEILEQIVEKVPAPTGDVTAPLKALIFDSVYDAYRGVILQVRVMDGVVKPGDKIQLMSNGKTFDVTEVGIFTPKAVGRDFLATGDVGYIAASIKTVQDTRVGDTVTLASNPAADPLDGYKQMNPMVFAGLYPIESNKYNDLREALEKLQLNDASLQFEPETSQALGFGFRCGFLGLLHMDVIQERLEREFNIDLIMTAPSVIYKVNQTDGESMDVSNPSEFPDPTKIATIEEPYVKAQIMVPQEFVGAVMELAQRKRGDFVTMDYIDDNRVNVIYQIPLAEIVFDFFDKLKSSTRGYASFDYELSEYRPSKLVKMDILLNGDKVDALSFIVHKDFAYERGKLIVDKLKKIIPRQQFEVPIQAAIGHKIVARTDIKALRKNVLAKCYGGDVSRKRKLLEKQKAGKKRMKAIGSVEVPQEAFLSVLSMDEE; via the coding sequence ATGAACTTAGAAGAATTAAAGAAACGACAGGAGAAGATTCGAAACTTCTCTATTATCGCCCATATTGACCACGGGAAGTCAACGCTGGCAGACCGCATTTTGGAAAAGACTGAGACGGTTTCTAGTCGTGAAATGCAGGCTCAACTTTTGGATAGTATGGATCTAGAGCGGGAACGTGGGATTACCATTAAGTTGAATGCCATCGAGCTGAATTATACTGCGAAAGATGGGGAGACCTATATTTTCCACTTGATTGACACACCGGGGCACGTGGACTTTACCTATGAAGTGTCGCGTTCGCTAGCAGCCTGTGAAGGGGCGATTTTGGTGGTCGATGCGGCCCAAGGGATTGAAGCGCAAACTCTTGCCAACGTTTATCTAGCCTTGGATAATGATTTGGAAATCTTGCCCGTCATTAACAAGATTGACCTACCAGCAGCTGATCCAGAGCGCGTTCGTACAGAGATTGAGGATGTCATTGGACTGGATGCCAGTGAAGCTGTCTTAGCTTCTGCTAAGGCTGGTATTGGGATCGAAGAAATTCTTGAGCAAATCGTGGAAAAAGTGCCAGCACCAACTGGTGATGTAACGGCGCCACTCAAGGCCTTGATTTTCGACTCTGTCTACGATGCTTACCGTGGGGTTATCCTCCAAGTGCGTGTCATGGACGGAGTTGTCAAACCTGGCGATAAGATTCAGCTCATGAGCAATGGAAAGACCTTTGATGTGACGGAGGTCGGAATTTTCACTCCGAAAGCAGTAGGGCGCGATTTCCTTGCGACTGGTGATGTTGGTTATATTGCGGCTTCTATCAAGACGGTTCAAGACACTCGTGTCGGAGATACAGTGACCCTAGCAAGCAATCCTGCTGCCGACCCATTGGATGGCTATAAGCAGATGAATCCTATGGTCTTTGCAGGTCTTTATCCAATCGAATCAAACAAGTACAATGACCTTCGTGAAGCCCTTGAAAAATTGCAGCTCAACGATGCCAGTCTTCAATTTGAACCAGAAACATCGCAGGCGCTGGGATTTGGTTTCCGTTGTGGATTCCTTGGACTTCTCCATATGGATGTTATCCAAGAGCGTTTAGAGCGCGAGTTCAACATTGACCTCATCATGACAGCTCCGTCTGTTATCTATAAGGTTAACCAAACTGACGGTGAGTCTATGGATGTTTCTAACCCGTCTGAGTTTCCTGATCCGACTAAGATCGCGACCATTGAAGAACCGTATGTCAAGGCGCAAATCATGGTACCACAGGAGTTTGTTGGGGCAGTAATGGAATTGGCTCAACGCAAACGTGGGGACTTTGTGACCATGGACTATATTGATGACAATCGTGTTAATGTTATCTATCAAATCCCACTTGCTGAAATTGTCTTTGACTTCTTTGATAAGCTTAAGTCTTCGACGCGTGGTTATGCAAGCTTTGACTATGAATTGTCAGAGTACCGTCCATCTAAGCTGGTGAAAATGGATATCCTTCTCAATGGAGACAAGGTCGATGCCCTCAGCTTTATCGTTCATAAGGACTTTGCCTACGAACGTGGGAAACTCATCGTTGATAAGCTCAAGAAAATCATCCCTCGTCAACAATTTGAGGTTCCAATTCAAGCAGCAATCGGGCACAAGATTGTGGCTCGTACGGATATCAAGGCCCTTCGTAAAAACGTACTTGCCAAGTGTTATGGTGGTGACGTTTCGCGTAAACGCAAACTTCTTGAAAAACAAAAAGCTGGTAAGAAGCGTATGAAAGCCATTGGTTCTGTCGAAGTCCCTCAAGAAGCCTTCCTCAGCGTCTTGAGTATGGATGAAGAATAG
- the dprA gene encoding DNA-processing protein DprA, translated as MKITNYEIYKLRKAGLTNQQILTVLEYDETVDQELLLGDIAEISGCRNPAVFMERYFQIDDAQLEKEFQKFPSFSILDDCYPWDLSEIYDAPALLFYKGNLDLLKFPKVAVVGSRSCSSQGAKSVQKVIQGLENELIVVSGLAKGIDTAAHMATLQNGGKTIAVIGTGLDVFYPKANKRLQEYIGNDHLVLSEYGPGEQPLKFHFPARNRIIAGLCRGVIVAEARMRSGSLITCERAMEEGRDAFAIPGNILDGHSDGCHHLIQEGAKLVTSGQDVLAEFEF; from the coding sequence ATGAAGATCACAAACTATGAGATTTACAAATTGCGCAAAGCTGGACTGACCAATCAACAGATTTTAACTGTTCTTGAATATGACGAGACTGTAGATCAGGAGCTCTTGCTAGGTGATATTGCTGAAATATCTGGGTGCCGTAATCCTGCTGTCTTTATGGAACGCTATTTCCAGATAGATGATGCACAGTTGGAGAAGGAGTTCCAAAAATTTCCATCCTTTTCTATTCTTGATGACTGTTATCCTTGGGATCTGAGTGAGATTTATGATGCTCCAGCGCTCTTATTTTATAAAGGAAATCTAGACTTATTGAAATTTCCAAAGGTTGCTGTTGTAGGGAGTCGTTCATGTTCGAGTCAGGGAGCAAAGTCGGTTCAGAAAGTCATTCAAGGTTTGGAAAACGAGTTAATCGTGGTCAGTGGTTTGGCCAAAGGAATTGATACCGCTGCCCATATGGCTACACTCCAAAATGGTGGAAAAACGATTGCTGTGATTGGAACAGGATTGGATGTATTTTATCCTAAAGCCAATAAACGCTTGCAGGAGTACATTGGCAATGATCATCTGGTTCTCAGCGAATATGGACCTGGCGAGCAACCTCTGAAATTTCATTTTCCAGCTCGAAATCGTATCATAGCAGGACTTTGTCGTGGGGTTATTGTAGCAGAGGCAAGGATGCGTTCAGGCAGTCTCATCACCTGTGAGCGTGCTATGGAGGAAGGGCGCGATGCCTTTGCTATTCCAGGAAACATTTTAGATGGCCATTCAGATGGCTGTCACCACCTGATCCAAGAGGGAGCAAAACTGGTCACAAGTGGGCAAGATGTACTAGCAGAGTTTGAATTTTAA